In Nonomuraea sp. NBC_00507, the following are encoded in one genomic region:
- a CDS encoding DUF2855 family protein, whose protein sequence is MWDLLTARDDLSKTEVRPMPAPELVDGEVLLEVERFALTSNNITYGRVGDSFGYWRFFPAPHGWGRLPCWGFARVVRSRAPGVAEGLRVYGYLPMSTHVTMRLTPGSARADVPDRAYVDTAAHRAEGSATYNTYAAMPADPFDNHRAVWRPLFSTAYLLDHDLSQAEPAPSAAPTTVVLSSASSKTAMGLAWLLHRRQIPVVGLTAADKVAALTRRGLYHQLVSYDAIADQNLHGPVAFVDFAGNPDVVAAVHQRFAHHLTHSIIVGATHWDAPAHGGDLPGPTPALFFAPERVRSLSAGIGGTELLQRMDTAMRDFVAASAWLRIVEHTGPEALQKIYNTVIGGHAKPEDLHIIKPS, encoded by the coding sequence ATGTGGGATCTGCTCACCGCCCGAGATGATCTGAGTAAGACCGAGGTACGACCGATGCCGGCACCAGAGCTGGTAGACGGTGAGGTTCTGCTGGAGGTCGAACGATTCGCCCTCACCAGCAACAACATCACCTATGGAAGGGTTGGCGACAGCTTCGGTTACTGGCGGTTCTTTCCAGCTCCGCACGGCTGGGGCCGGCTGCCCTGCTGGGGATTCGCCCGGGTGGTGCGCTCGCGCGCGCCGGGCGTCGCAGAAGGCCTCCGGGTGTACGGCTACCTGCCGATGTCCACTCACGTCACGATGCGGCTGACCCCCGGCAGCGCTCGCGCCGACGTGCCTGACCGGGCGTACGTCGACACCGCGGCACACCGCGCCGAAGGGTCGGCGACCTACAACACCTACGCCGCGATGCCGGCTGATCCCTTCGACAACCATCGAGCCGTGTGGCGGCCGCTGTTTTCCACCGCCTACCTGCTCGACCACGACCTATCCCAGGCGGAACCGGCTCCGTCTGCGGCACCCACCACGGTCGTGCTCTCCAGCGCCTCCAGCAAGACCGCGATGGGACTGGCCTGGCTGCTGCACCGCCGCCAGATCCCCGTGGTCGGCCTGACCGCGGCCGACAAGGTCGCTGCACTGACCCGGCGTGGGCTCTATCACCAGCTCGTCTCCTACGACGCGATCGCCGATCAGAACCTCCATGGCCCCGTGGCCTTCGTCGACTTCGCCGGTAATCCCGATGTGGTCGCCGCGGTGCATCAGCGATTCGCTCACCATCTCACTCACAGCATCATTGTCGGAGCCACCCACTGGGACGCGCCCGCACACGGCGGTGACCTGCCCGGTCCCACGCCCGCACTGTTCTTCGCGCCCGAGCGGGTCCGCAGCCTGTCCGCCGGCATCGGCGGCACCGAGCTGCTCCAACGCATGGACACCGCGATGCGCGACTTCGTCGCCGCGTCGGCGTGGCTGCGCATCGTCGAACACACCGGGCCAGAGGCCCTGCAAAAGATCTACAACACGGTCATCGGCGGCCACGCGAAGCCCGAAGACCTCCACATCATCAAACCATCGTGA
- a CDS encoding nitroreductase/quinone reductase family protein has product MHTFLFRRTQARFGHRFRGGDVLRLTVHGRRSGQAFTIPLLHIRDGRDYIARRPRTICHADHRSSEGSCGTNTAWTFSSQGTLAWTVGWQWTESARVK; this is encoded by the coding sequence TTGCACACCTTCCTCTTCCGCCGCACCCAGGCCCGCTTCGGGCATCGCTTCCGCGGCGGCGACGTACTCCGGCTGACCGTGCACGGCCGGCGCTCCGGGCAGGCGTTCACCATCCCCCTGCTGCACATCCGCGACGGCCGGGACTACATCGCCCGAAGACCGCGAACCATATGCCACGCCGACCACCGGTCGTCAGAAGGCTCGTGCGGAACAAACACAGCGTGGACGTTCTCGTCCCAGGGCACTCTGGCTTGGACGGTGGGGTGGCAATGGACAGAATCGGCCAGAGTGAAGTGA
- a CDS encoding TetR/AcrR family transcriptional regulator: protein MTERRRAYHSALRAEQAERTRVAVIAAATECFVGQGYAETTMKDIAERAGVSAPTVYAQGSKAALLLAVVDVSIAGDATAGPLIQHDRFRQLLDERDKERKLRLMARIAQDWLPRVGPVMRVFREAAAGDLEIAEAWEDYERRRYTDARAIIESFSSLLRPGLTVERATDIYWATFTTHTAEAFMAGRKWELREYADWLADAMDRLLLR from the coding sequence ATGACTGAGCGAAGGCGGGCGTACCACTCGGCCTTGCGCGCCGAGCAGGCGGAGCGCACGAGGGTGGCCGTGATCGCCGCCGCCACCGAATGCTTCGTCGGCCAGGGCTACGCGGAGACGACGATGAAGGACATCGCCGAGCGGGCGGGGGTCTCCGCGCCGACCGTGTACGCGCAGGGCAGCAAGGCGGCGCTGCTCCTGGCCGTGGTCGACGTGAGCATCGCCGGCGACGCCACTGCTGGGCCGCTGATACAGCACGACCGGTTCCGGCAGTTGCTCGATGAACGGGACAAGGAGAGAAAGCTACGCCTGATGGCGCGAATCGCGCAGGATTGGCTGCCCCGGGTCGGGCCGGTGATGCGGGTGTTCCGGGAGGCCGCGGCGGGCGATCTGGAGATCGCCGAGGCATGGGAGGACTACGAGCGGCGCCGCTACACCGACGCCCGGGCCATCATCGAATCCTTCTCCAGCCTGCTGCGCCCGGGACTGACCGTCGAACGTGCCACCGACATCTACTGGGCGACTTTCACCACTCACACGGCGGAGGCGTTCATGGCCGGCAGGAAATGGGAACTGCGCGAGTACGCCGACTGGCTGGCAGACGCGATGGACCGCCTCCTGCTCCGCTGA
- a CDS encoding phosphotransferase, with protein sequence MNETEWHTRIDWLIVWDDDTRVLALKTELVGRVEPDKPGQALAALRKQTGIDAAVLRLSGAETDETARIIRCTLVATPRTGGNVPSQRPLSGAGRGDRHAEPATWVSAVEASLDGGPPWTDPRWIDGVAEWLSADLGLDLDDRLEQVRLWDLSAVLRAATPHGDVYVKSSVATPLFADEGAVTAVLDKLFPAQVPTVLGHHGDRRLLALADFGPAIRHAFDEVNAEMLSSYAALQVESVERLPELRSAGCLDRRLPWLSGQITWLGEVDHAAPPTWCDPATWVTAEEAAQLRESMPGLMAACAELTGFAVPYSLVHGDLHLGNVAQGPLGYLFFDWTDAAIAHPFLDLSSQFFQPGVSALDGYLARWADFDSPERLRAAWKVAAPLCALNQAISYASLAAHLPPPVEKMVGGGTAMWLRRLLRAQAPGWVG encoded by the coding sequence ATGAACGAGACCGAGTGGCACACGCGGATCGACTGGCTGATCGTCTGGGACGATGACACCCGGGTCTTGGCACTGAAGACCGAGCTGGTCGGAAGGGTCGAGCCCGACAAGCCCGGGCAGGCGCTGGCGGCCCTGCGCAAGCAGACCGGGATCGACGCCGCCGTGCTCCGGCTGAGCGGCGCGGAGACGGACGAGACGGCACGCATCATCCGGTGCACCCTCGTCGCCACGCCGCGCACGGGCGGAAACGTCCCTTCGCAAAGGCCGCTGAGCGGCGCAGGACGCGGCGACCGGCACGCCGAACCAGCCACCTGGGTCAGTGCCGTCGAGGCCAGCCTCGACGGCGGTCCGCCATGGACGGATCCGCGATGGATCGACGGCGTGGCCGAGTGGCTGAGCGCGGACCTCGGGCTCGACCTCGACGACCGGCTTGAGCAGGTGCGCCTCTGGGATCTGTCCGCGGTGCTGCGGGCGGCCACGCCGCACGGCGACGTCTACGTCAAGTCTTCCGTCGCCACCCCGCTCTTCGCCGACGAGGGAGCAGTCACCGCCGTCCTGGACAAGCTCTTCCCCGCTCAGGTGCCCACCGTTCTCGGCCACCACGGCGACAGGCGGCTGCTCGCACTCGCCGACTTCGGCCCGGCGATCCGACACGCGTTCGACGAGGTCAACGCTGAGATGCTGAGCTCCTACGCAGCTCTCCAGGTGGAGTCAGTCGAGCGGCTGCCGGAGCTGCGGAGCGCCGGGTGCCTCGATCGCCGACTGCCGTGGCTGTCCGGGCAGATCACATGGCTCGGCGAAGTGGATCATGCCGCACCGCCGACCTGGTGCGATCCGGCCACCTGGGTGACGGCCGAGGAGGCCGCCCAGTTGCGCGAGTCCATGCCCGGGCTGATGGCCGCGTGCGCGGAGCTGACCGGCTTCGCTGTGCCGTACTCCTTGGTCCACGGGGACCTGCATCTGGGCAACGTGGCGCAGGGGCCGCTCGGCTACCTGTTCTTTGACTGGACGGATGCCGCAATCGCGCACCCGTTCCTCGACCTGAGCAGCCAATTCTTCCAGCCCGGCGTCAGCGCGCTCGACGGGTATTTGGCGCGCTGGGCGGACTTCGACTCGCCTGAAAGGCTGCGGGCCGCCTGGAAGGTGGCCGCGCCGCTATGCGCGCTGAACCAGGCGATCAGCTACGCCTCTCTCGCCGCCCACCTGCCGCCTCCGGTGGAGAAAATGGTGGGCGGCGGCACCGCGATGTGGCTACGCCGGCTCCTGCGGGCGCAGGCCCCCGGCTGGGTGGGATAG
- a CDS encoding hemerythrin domain-containing protein, translated as MPASSPPATAPHTGQLLLTGQAAAPPGPVDVAGMYLMHRAFRRDLDLFAAATTATPIEDRQCWTRLSRRWQLFSSTLHKHHLGEDTGLWPLLLERARGAEAGAVLAAMSAEHKHIDPLLHACDTGFATLARAGDAQVRRDLAGHTAELRDLLLAHLAHEERDAMTLVQAHLTQHDWERLDKEHFGAQYSPRDIPAVLGWILHGLPPHAVRLMPGGPVLRAAGRVLARRFARAERRTFHHVSPADRP; from the coding sequence ATGCCAGCCTCTTCCCCTCCCGCCACCGCCCCCCACACCGGGCAGTTGCTCCTCACCGGTCAGGCCGCCGCGCCGCCCGGTCCCGTCGACGTCGCGGGCATGTACCTCATGCACCGCGCCTTCCGGCGGGACCTCGACCTGTTCGCCGCCGCCACCACCGCCACCCCGATCGAGGACCGGCAGTGCTGGACCCGCCTCAGCCGCCGGTGGCAGCTGTTCTCCAGCACCCTGCACAAGCACCACCTGGGTGAGGACACCGGGCTGTGGCCGCTGCTGTTAGAACGCGCCCGCGGCGCCGAGGCGGGCGCCGTGCTGGCCGCCATGTCCGCCGAGCACAAGCACATCGACCCCCTGCTCCACGCGTGCGACACCGGATTCGCCACGCTCGCCCGCGCCGGCGACGCCCAGGTGCGCCGAGATCTCGCCGGGCACACCGCCGAGCTGCGCGACCTGCTGCTGGCGCACCTCGCCCACGAAGAGCGCGACGCGATGACACTCGTCCAGGCCCACCTCACCCAGCATGACTGGGAGCGCCTCGACAAGGAGCACTTCGGCGCCCAATACAGTCCGCGTGACATCCCCGCGGTGCTCGGCTGGATCCTGCACGGGCTCCCCCCACACGCCGTGCGTCTGATGCCAGGAGGCCCCGTCCTGCGCGCCGCCGGCAGAGTGCTCGCCCGGCGCTTCGCCCGCGCCGAGCGGCGTACCTTCCATCACGTGTCCCCGGCGGATCGGCCGTGA
- a CDS encoding alpha/beta hydrolase, translated as MPPWHPFPAALDDCLAVYRALLKVCDPADAFVGGASAGGDLAAALLVRAKDEGLPMPAALVLRTPEVDLTESGDSFHANAGIDNVLSSLREVNELYANGHDLSHPYLSPLFADLSGFPPTFLQSGTRDLFLSNTVRMHRRLLSAGVEAELHVFEAMPHGGFGGASPEDTEVAAAVRLFLDRHRRRH; from the coding sequence ATGCCGCCGTGGCATCCCTTTCCCGCCGCGCTCGACGACTGCCTGGCCGTCTACCGGGCCCTGCTGAAGGTCTGCGACCCGGCAGACGCCTTCGTCGGCGGCGCCTCGGCGGGCGGTGACCTCGCCGCCGCACTGCTGGTGCGGGCCAAGGACGAAGGGCTCCCGATGCCGGCGGCGCTGGTGCTACGGACGCCGGAGGTCGACCTCACCGAGTCCGGCGACAGCTTCCACGCCAACGCCGGCATTGACAACGTCCTGTCCAGCCTGCGGGAGGTGAACGAGCTCTACGCGAATGGTCACGACCTCTCCCACCCCTACCTGTCCCCGCTGTTCGCCGACCTGTCCGGCTTCCCGCCTACGTTCCTGCAGTCCGGCACCCGGGACCTGTTCCTGTCCAACACCGTCCGCATGCACCGCAGGCTGCTGTCGGCCGGCGTCGAAGCCGAGCTGCACGTCTTCGAGGCGATGCCACACGGCGGCTTCGGCGGCGCCAGCCCCGAGGACACCGAAGTCGCCGCCGCGGTCCGCCTCTTCCTCGACCGGCACCGCCGCCGGCACTGA